A genomic window from Flavobacterium azooxidireducens includes:
- the porU gene encoding type IX secretion system sortase PorU: MKKILLLYIVLNCLFSNAQNTINIDVVWQENKLLDLGNHHLNVPQFQRKNFFFDDVNRLILYNYKFNISSPIDENSIKISALVLENIAQHELGDLTLKNIPGNINISLKNGKARDLLQALLTFSPIIKTNDGYKKVKSFNVTYSNSTNYQQRNETSFDFSSIQNSVLATGDWYRFYVEKSGIYKISRNFLSQLGMNTNVDPRNIKIYGNGGRMIPLLNSIEYPSDLAENAILFVGEEDGIFNSEDYILFYAEGMDNWNTESNTHLNLYEDKSYYYITAQGDSGKRITDAMQPTDIASTVFTTFDDYQFYEKDLNNIGRIGRVWYGEQYSSQTPLAINFNFPNVVTNTTIQLTITSAAISLSSSNLSINVGGQSQNINFTAIPTNSSTLFSTGNAQFGIPSSQDVSVQLTYNNNGVPSARGYLNYVIAKAKRNLQGYGKQFRFQNESAASLIGVGEFQLSNATGIQQVWDITDIYNVSKYENQGSSIFSFKADLGEIRKYIALDPADFFNPLRESQSKVVNQDIKGTIFNNIQSQFQDIDYLIISPSNLASEAERLANFHRNYSNLNVKVITLDKIYQEFSSGKQDIGAIRNLVKYVYFNASTDSKRVKYLNLFGDASFDYKNRIPNNTNIVPVFHSLSSESLLSSTMSDDFYGMMDPHEGRMLNASNTPGFEALDIAVGRMLVTSVQQAKEMVDKVIQYHDINSYGRWRNNFTLVSDDVDESWENQIQTGIDNLGNTINAEKPFVNVLKFHADSYVQEASAGGQRYPKLKQELLNAIQNGSLVFNYFGHGGEDQLASERIFEKTDAQNLNNQYRYPLIVTVTCEFTRFDNPYRPTAGEYTYWNPTGGAISLITTTRQIGVTTGQDINEGFSSYLYGYGPNSSEETTIAEALRRAKNAYNSQTLMVFYIGDPALKLAIPKPKIILTKVNDVPTDSSTFVFNALSKVKLSGEVRDLNGDALLSNYNGDIAVQIFDKSINRSTLANDNTRDGSNNLIIMNFQTLGETIFRGNATVTNGLFEIEFIVPKDISIPVGNGRISFYAKSTSPVLQDQTGYDTSILIGGINENAPEDNIGPRVRLYMNDESFISGGITNASPIFLAFLEDENGINTASGIGHDIVAILDGDENNPYILNDYYETELNDYTKGKVRFPFRDLTPGLHTITFRAWDVYNNPVSAEIQFIVVGDETISLTNVLNYPNPFVSYTQFWFSHNRPFEPLDVQVQVFTITGKIVKTINQVINTEGFLSREITWDGRDDFGDKIGKGVYVYKLTVKSNLTNKKVEKIEKLVIL, translated from the coding sequence ATGAAAAAGATTCTACTCCTATATATAGTATTAAACTGCTTGTTTAGTAATGCTCAAAACACCATTAACATTGATGTTGTATGGCAGGAAAATAAGCTATTAGACTTAGGAAACCATCATTTAAACGTCCCACAGTTTCAACGTAAAAATTTCTTTTTTGACGATGTTAATAGACTTATACTTTATAATTACAAGTTCAATATTTCATCGCCCATAGATGAAAACTCAATAAAAATATCTGCATTAGTACTTGAAAATATTGCTCAGCATGAACTGGGAGATTTAACTTTAAAAAACATTCCAGGCAACATAAATATTAGTTTAAAAAATGGAAAAGCAAGGGATTTACTACAGGCTTTGTTAACCTTTTCTCCTATAATTAAGACGAATGATGGTTATAAGAAAGTGAAATCATTTAATGTTACATACAGTAATTCAACCAATTACCAACAAAGAAATGAAACAAGCTTTGATTTTAGCAGCATTCAAAATTCTGTTTTAGCAACGGGAGATTGGTATCGTTTTTATGTTGAAAAATCCGGAATCTATAAAATTTCAAGAAATTTCTTGAGTCAGCTAGGTATGAACACAAATGTTGACCCGAGAAATATAAAAATATATGGCAATGGCGGAAGAATGATTCCTTTGCTAAACAGTATTGAATATCCTTCCGATTTAGCCGAAAACGCCATCCTTTTTGTTGGTGAAGAAGATGGAATTTTCAATTCTGAAGATTACATTTTATTCTATGCCGAAGGAATGGACAATTGGAATACCGAAAGTAACACGCACCTTAATTTATACGAAGATAAATCGTATTATTATATAACTGCTCAAGGAGATAGCGGAAAAAGAATAACAGATGCAATGCAACCAACAGACATAGCCTCTACAGTTTTTACCACCTTTGACGATTATCAATTCTATGAAAAAGACCTCAATAATATAGGTAGGATTGGACGAGTTTGGTATGGTGAGCAATACAGTTCTCAAACACCACTTGCTATAAATTTTAATTTCCCAAATGTTGTTACCAATACAACCATTCAATTAACTATTACAAGTGCGGCAATTTCTTTGTCTAGTTCCAATTTGTCTATCAATGTTGGCGGACAATCACAAAACATAAATTTTACAGCGATTCCAACCAATAGTTCAACTTTGTTTTCTACAGGAAACGCCCAATTTGGTATTCCTTCCTCGCAAGATGTATCGGTACAATTAACATATAATAATAATGGAGTGCCGAGTGCAAGAGGTTATTTGAATTATGTGATTGCCAAAGCAAAAAGAAATCTTCAAGGGTATGGAAAACAATTTCGTTTTCAAAATGAATCCGCCGCTTCTTTAATAGGTGTAGGTGAATTTCAACTTTCAAATGCAACCGGAATTCAACAGGTTTGGGATATTACAGATATTTATAATGTTTCTAAATATGAGAATCAAGGAAGTTCTATATTCTCATTTAAAGCAGATCTAGGTGAAATTAGAAAATACATAGCTCTTGATCCTGCCGATTTTTTCAATCCTTTGAGAGAATCGCAGTCAAAAGTAGTTAATCAAGACATTAAAGGTACAATTTTTAACAATATCCAAAGTCAGTTTCAAGACATTGATTACTTGATAATTTCTCCTTCAAATTTGGCTTCTGAAGCGGAAAGATTAGCTAATTTTCATAGAAATTATTCTAATTTAAACGTTAAAGTTATTACTTTAGACAAAATATACCAAGAATTCTCGTCGGGAAAACAAGACATTGGAGCCATTCGAAATTTGGTTAAATATGTTTATTTTAATGCTTCCACAGATTCAAAAAGAGTAAAATACCTCAATTTGTTTGGTGATGCTTCGTTTGATTACAAAAACAGAATTCCAAATAACACCAATATTGTTCCTGTCTTTCACAGCTTAAGCAGCGAATCACTGCTAAGTTCAACCATGAGTGATGATTTTTATGGTATGATGGATCCGCATGAAGGCAGAATGCTCAATGCAAGTAACACTCCCGGGTTTGAAGCCTTAGATATTGCTGTTGGAAGAATGTTGGTTACGTCTGTTCAACAAGCAAAAGAAATGGTGGATAAAGTTATTCAATACCACGACATTAATTCGTATGGTAGATGGAGAAATAATTTTACATTAGTTTCTGATGACGTTGATGAAAGTTGGGAAAATCAAATTCAAACAGGAATAGATAATTTAGGAAACACAATTAATGCCGAAAAACCATTTGTTAATGTGTTGAAATTTCACGCAGATTCTTATGTTCAAGAAGCATCTGCCGGCGGACAACGTTATCCTAAACTTAAACAAGAACTATTGAATGCAATTCAAAATGGCTCATTGGTTTTTAATTATTTTGGTCATGGTGGTGAAGATCAATTGGCATCGGAACGTATTTTTGAAAAAACAGATGCTCAAAATTTAAATAATCAATACCGCTATCCATTAATTGTAACTGTAACTTGTGAATTTACTCGATTTGACAATCCATATCGACCCACAGCAGGTGAATATACTTATTGGAATCCAACCGGAGGAGCCATTTCGTTAATAACAACAACACGGCAAATTGGAGTTACTACAGGACAAGATATTAACGAAGGGTTTTCAAGCTATTTATATGGCTATGGACCAAATTCAAGTGAAGAAACTACCATTGCCGAAGCTTTACGTAGAGCTAAAAACGCTTATAATAGCCAAACATTAATGGTTTTTTACATTGGAGATCCTGCTCTAAAATTAGCCATTCCAAAACCAAAGATCATTCTCACAAAAGTAAATGATGTTCCAACGGATTCATCTACATTCGTTTTTAACGCATTAAGTAAAGTGAAATTATCAGGTGAAGTAAGAGATTTAAATGGAGATGCTTTACTATCTAATTACAATGGTGATATTGCAGTTCAAATATTTGACAAATCAATTAACCGAAGCACCCTAGCAAATGACAATACAAGAGATGGTTCAAACAACCTAATCATAATGAATTTTCAAACCTTGGGCGAAACAATTTTCAGAGGAAATGCTACAGTTACCAATGGTTTGTTTGAAATTGAGTTCATCGTTCCCAAAGACATTTCCATTCCGGTTGGAAACGGAAGAATTAGTTTTTATGCCAAAAGTACTAGTCCGGTTTTGCAAGATCAAACCGGTTATGACACTTCGATTTTAATTGGAGGAATCAACGAAAATGCTCCGGAAGACAACATTGGCCCACGTGTTCGACTGTATATGAATGACGAATCGTTTATTTCAGGAGGAATAACCAATGCCAGTCCAATTTTCTTAGCTTTTTTAGAAGATGAAAACGGGATTAATACCGCCAGCGGAATTGGTCATGACATTGTTGCCATTTTAGATGGAGACGAAAACAATCCGTATATATTAAATGATTATTACGAAACCGAATTAAACGATTACACCAAAGGTAAAGTTCGTTTTCCGTTTAGAGATTTAACTCCGGGATTGCATACCATAACTTTTAGAGCTTGGGATGTTTACAATAATCCGGTTTCGGCAGAAATTCAGTTCATTGTAGTGGGAGATGAAACAATCAGCTTAACCAATGTGTTGAATTATCCAAACCCATTTGTAAGTTATACGCAATTTTGGTTTTCACACAATCGTCCTTTTGAACCGTTAGACGTTCAAGTGCAGGTTTTTACTATTACCGGAAAAATTGTAAAAACCATCAATCAAGTCATCAACACCGAAGGGTTCTTGTCTCGTGAAATCACTTGGGACGGAAGAGACGATTTTGGCGATAAAATTGGCAAGGGAGTCTATGTTTACAAACTAACCGTAAAGTCTAACCTGACCAATAAAAAAGTAGAAAAAATAGAAAAACTTGTAATACTTTAA
- the cdd gene encoding cytidine deaminase has translation MKKITITTEFSVYESKEQLPSEIKNLMEMAIEIRKKAYAPYSKFRVGAAILLDNGKIVLGSNQENAAYPSGLCAERVAIFQAGAIYPDAKIVKLAISATADEKPVTSPIPPCGACRQSIAEYEFKQNTPIEIFFMGESGEIYKSDSLTNLLPLVFDKNFL, from the coding sequence ATGAAAAAAATTACTATTACAACCGAATTTTCAGTTTACGAAAGCAAAGAACAATTGCCATCAGAAATAAAGAATCTAATGGAAATGGCGATTGAAATCAGAAAAAAAGCCTACGCTCCTTATTCAAAATTTAGAGTGGGTGCCGCAATTTTGTTGGATAATGGAAAAATAGTCTTGGGTTCCAATCAAGAAAATGCCGCTTATCCATCCGGGCTTTGTGCAGAACGTGTTGCCATTTTTCAAGCAGGAGCCATTTATCCGGATGCAAAAATTGTAAAATTAGCCATATCAGCTACAGCGGATGAAAAACCGGTCACCTCTCCTATTCCACCTTGTGGAGCTTGTCGTCAGTCGATTGCAGAATATGAATTCAAACAAAATACACCAATCGAAATATTTTTTATGGGAGAATCGGGCGAAATATACAAATCAGATTCGCTGACCAACTTGCTCCCTTTAGTTTTTGATAAAAATTTCCTGTAA
- the porV gene encoding type IX secretion system outer membrane channel protein PorV codes for MKKITVFLICLFAFQNNFAQDRVITTGVPFLLIAADARAAGMADIGVATSPDAYSQQWNPAKYAFATEKIGIGVSYTPYLTDLVNDISLGQLNYYNRISEKSAFGGSLRYFSLGDIELRENFDDVARVVSPNELAVDVSYALKLSERFSTSVAFRYIRSQLRIPDGATDAKPASSFAFDLSGYYQSEEEAYDSFNGRWRAGFNFQNLGPKINYDEDVTELNSNFLPANMRLGGGFDFIFDEYNKIGLNAEVTKLLVPTPQNPDLNGDGEITNEERIQARDDYQRIGWVSGIFQSFGDAPDGFSEELREFTWALGAEYNYQDSFALRLGYFNEHETKGARKYFSFGAGFKYTVIKLDVSYLFSASKVKNPLENTLRFSLTFNFGDKYDEY; via the coding sequence ATGAAAAAAATAACCGTATTTTTAATTTGCCTCTTTGCATTTCAGAACAATTTCGCTCAAGATAGAGTAATCACCACCGGAGTACCGTTTTTATTGATTGCAGCCGATGCTCGTGCAGCCGGTATGGCAGATATTGGCGTTGCTACTTCACCGGACGCCTATTCTCAACAATGGAATCCAGCCAAATATGCTTTTGCTACTGAAAAAATTGGTATCGGTGTAAGTTATACACCTTATTTAACTGATTTAGTGAATGACATTTCATTAGGTCAATTAAATTATTATAACCGCATTAGCGAAAAAAGTGCCTTTGGAGGAAGTTTGCGTTATTTTAGTTTAGGAGATATTGAACTAAGAGAAAATTTTGATGACGTTGCAAGAGTTGTAAGTCCAAATGAATTGGCTGTTGATGTTTCATATGCATTGAAATTAAGCGAACGTTTTTCAACATCTGTTGCATTTAGATACATTCGTTCGCAATTAAGAATTCCAGACGGAGCTACCGATGCAAAACCAGCTAGTTCTTTTGCTTTTGACCTTTCAGGTTATTACCAATCAGAAGAAGAGGCTTATGATAGCTTTAACGGAAGATGGAGAGCAGGTTTCAATTTCCAAAATTTAGGACCAAAAATTAATTATGACGAAGATGTAACCGAACTTAATTCGAATTTCCTGCCTGCTAACATGCGTTTAGGTGGAGGTTTCGATTTTATTTTTGATGAATATAATAAAATCGGATTAAATGCTGAAGTTACTAAACTATTGGTGCCAACTCCTCAAAATCCGGATTTAAATGGAGATGGCGAAATTACTAATGAAGAAAGAATTCAAGCAAGAGACGACTACCAACGAATTGGGTGGGTTTCCGGAATATTTCAATCATTTGGTGATGCACCGGATGGTTTTAGCGAAGAATTAAGAGAGTTTACTTGGGCTTTGGGTGCAGAGTATAATTACCAAGACTCATTTGCTCTTCGTTTAGGTTATTTTAACGAGCATGAAACAAAAGGAGCTAGAAAATATTTTTCTTTTGGAGCCGGATTCAAATACACCGTAATTAAATTAGACGTGTCGTATCTATTCTCTGCTTCTAAAGTTAAAAATCCTTTAGAAAACACATTACGCTTCTCCTTAACATTTAATTTTGGAGATAAATATGACGAATATTAA
- a CDS encoding pyruvate dehydrogenase complex dihydrolipoamide acetyltransferase, whose translation MAKIINMPRLSDTMTEGVVATWLKKVGDTVKEGDILAEIETDKATMEFEAFDAGTLLHIGIQEGESAPVDSLLAIIGKEGEDISDLLKGGNSAKTEEKSEEKETSKEESSKEETPKKESSESEESKPKASAAIPAGVKVVTMPRLSDTMTDGTVAAWLKKIGDTVKEGDILAEIETDKATMEFESFNSGTLLYIGVEEGQSAPVDSVLAIIGPEGTDISGIAENYAKGGEAPKAEKTEAKSEEAKPATEDKEEATTSTESTGRIFASPLARQIAKDKGINLSQVKGSGENGRIVKSDVENFTPSAAPQKAAQSESTSQPATAVQPFVPAGESYSEEVKNSQMRKTIARRLSESKFTAPHYYLTIEVAMDEAMKSRAIINTVPDTKVSFNDMVVKACAMALKKHPRVNTQWKDDVTVINHHVNIGVAVAVEDGLVVPVLKFTDQMNLSQIGSAVKDLAGRAKNKKLQPAEMEGSTFTVSNLGMFGITEFTSIINQPNSAILSVGAIIEKPVVRNGQIVVGNTMKVTLACDHRTVDGATGAQFLQTLRTYLENPVTMLA comes from the coding sequence ATGGCAAAAATTATTAACATGCCACGTTTGAGTGATACAATGACAGAAGGAGTTGTAGCAACATGGCTTAAAAAAGTTGGCGATACCGTAAAAGAAGGCGATATTTTAGCCGAAATTGAAACCGATAAAGCAACAATGGAATTTGAAGCTTTTGATGCAGGAACTTTGCTTCACATCGGAATTCAAGAAGGCGAATCGGCTCCGGTTGATTCTCTTTTAGCTATTATTGGAAAAGAAGGTGAAGACATTTCCGATTTATTAAAAGGAGGAAATTCTGCTAAAACAGAAGAAAAATCAGAAGAAAAAGAAACTTCAAAAGAAGAATCATCTAAAGAGGAAACTCCAAAAAAAGAATCTTCTGAATCAGAAGAATCAAAACCAAAAGCTTCAGCAGCAATTCCTGCCGGAGTAAAAGTAGTAACAATGCCTCGTTTGAGTGATACAATGACGGATGGTACAGTAGCGGCTTGGTTGAAAAAAATTGGCGACACCGTAAAAGAAGGTGACATTTTAGCCGAAATTGAAACCGATAAAGCAACGATGGAATTTGAATCATTCAATTCCGGAACTTTATTATATATTGGTGTTGAAGAAGGTCAATCTGCTCCGGTTGATAGTGTTTTAGCCATCATCGGACCAGAAGGAACAGATATTTCAGGAATTGCCGAAAATTATGCTAAAGGTGGTGAAGCTCCAAAAGCTGAAAAAACCGAAGCAAAATCAGAAGAAGCAAAACCAGCAACAGAAGATAAAGAAGAAGCAACAACTTCAACCGAATCTACGGGAAGAATTTTCGCCTCACCATTAGCCAGACAAATTGCTAAAGACAAAGGAATCAACCTTTCTCAAGTAAAAGGTTCAGGTGAAAACGGAAGAATTGTAAAAAGTGATGTAGAAAACTTTACGCCATCTGCCGCTCCTCAAAAAGCAGCACAATCGGAAAGTACTTCTCAACCTGCTACAGCAGTTCAACCATTTGTTCCGGCTGGAGAATCGTATTCAGAAGAAGTGAAAAATTCGCAAATGCGTAAAACAATTGCTCGTCGTCTTTCTGAATCTAAATTCACAGCTCCACATTATTACTTAACAATCGAAGTAGCAATGGATGAAGCAATGAAATCCAGAGCAATTATCAATACTGTTCCTGATACAAAAGTATCGTTTAACGATATGGTTGTTAAAGCGTGTGCGATGGCATTGAAAAAACATCCACGTGTAAATACACAATGGAAAGATGACGTAACCGTTATCAATCACCACGTAAATATTGGTGTTGCCGTTGCTGTAGAAGATGGTTTAGTAGTTCCTGTATTGAAATTTACAGACCAAATGAATTTATCTCAAATTGGTTCTGCGGTGAAAGATTTGGCCGGAAGAGCTAAAAACAAAAAACTACAACCTGCCGAAATGGAAGGAAGTACGTTTACTGTTTCTAATTTAGGTATGTTTGGAATTACTGAATTTACTTCAATCATTAATCAACCAAATTCTGCTATTCTTTCTGTTGGTGCCATCATCGAAAAACCGGTTGTAAGAAACGGACAAATCGTTGTAGGCAACACAATGAAAGTAACCTTAGCTTGCGATCACCGAACAGTTGATGGTGCAACGGGTGCTCAATTTCTTCAAACGTTACGCACGTATTTAGAAAATCCGGTTACTATGTTAGCATAG
- the pdhA gene encoding pyruvate dehydrogenase (acetyl-transferring) E1 component subunit alpha — MKKITKEVYLQWYEDMQFWRKFEDKLAAVYIQQKVRGFLHLYNGQEAVLAGALHAMDLSKDKMITAYRNHVQPIGMGVDPRKVMAELYGKATGTSKGMGGSMHIFSKEHGFYGGHGIVGAQIPVGAGMAFADKYFNTGGVTMTYFGDGAARQGSLHEAFNMAMLWKLPVVFICENNGYAMGTSVERTANHTDVWKLGLGYEMPCGPVDGMNPVKVAEAMHEAIERARRGDGPTFLEMKTYRYRGHSMSDAQLYRTKDEVEEYRKIDPITQVLDIIKENNYATEAEIEAIDERVKNLVDECEKFAEDSPFPEVQQLYDVVYEQENYPFIPHKL, encoded by the coding sequence ATGAAAAAAATCACCAAAGAAGTTTACCTGCAATGGTATGAAGACATGCAGTTTTGGAGAAAATTTGAAGACAAATTAGCTGCCGTTTACATTCAACAAAAAGTGAGAGGGTTTTTACATTTATATAATGGTCAGGAAGCTGTTTTAGCCGGAGCATTACATGCAATGGACTTGTCAAAAGACAAAATGATTACAGCCTACAGAAACCACGTTCAACCAATCGGAATGGGTGTTGACCCACGAAAAGTAATGGCTGAATTATACGGTAAAGCTACCGGAACTTCCAAAGGAATGGGTGGTTCAATGCACATTTTTTCTAAAGAACATGGTTTTTATGGTGGTCACGGAATCGTAGGAGCTCAAATACCTGTGGGTGCCGGAATGGCGTTTGCCGATAAATATTTTAATACTGGCGGCGTGACGATGACCTATTTTGGTGATGGTGCAGCACGTCAAGGTTCGCTTCATGAAGCTTTCAATATGGCAATGTTGTGGAAACTTCCTGTTGTATTTATTTGTGAAAACAATGGATACGCCATGGGAACTTCTGTGGAAAGAACTGCGAATCACACCGATGTTTGGAAACTAGGTTTAGGGTATGAAATGCCTTGCGGACCAGTGGACGGAATGAATCCGGTTAAAGTTGCCGAAGCCATGCACGAAGCAATCGAAAGAGCTCGTCGTGGAGACGGTCCAACATTCTTGGAAATGAAAACATACCGTTATAGAGGCCACTCGATGTCTGATGCTCAATTATACAGAACAAAAGATGAAGTTGAAGAATATAGAAAAATTGATCCTATTACACAAGTTTTAGATATCATCAAAGAAAATAATTACGCTACCGAAGCAGAAATTGAAGCCATCGACGAAAGAGTGAAAAACTTAGTAGATGAATGCGAAAAATTTGCCGAAGATTCTCCGTTCCCTGAAGTACAACAATTGTATGACGTGGTGTACGAACAAGAAAACTATCCTTTTATTCCCCATAAACTATAA